From Pseudodesulfovibrio nedwellii:
CGGTCTGGTCGTAGGGACAGTTCTCTCTTAATATTCTGTTATTCCAGTTTAAATAAAAAACAATTGAGTTGCAGTATCTTTGCTGGGTTGGCTGAAAAGTCAGGCCGGTATATTGACAATGTGACGATTTCATGTTTTTTTTCTAATGTTCTGCAAACGTTTGCGGTAACGTTTGCGAAAAGTCTTTGAAGATATGAGATGTTGGTTAATTCTGGCTTTTCGACAGATGCGTTGGATATTCTGGTTGCGGGGAAAATAATGAATTTTGAAGACAATCCGCACAGGCGGCTGAATCAGCTTACAGGTGAATGGGTGCTTGTTTCACCCCATAGAACCAAACGTCCTTGGCAGGGACAGCAGGAGGAACCTGATCTGGCCATTCTGCCTGAGTACGAGGACAATTGTTACCTGTGCCCCGGCAATGTCCGAGCGGGTGGCGCGGTCAACCCTGTCTACGAAGAAACCTTTGTCTTCACGAATGATTTTGCAGCTCTTTTGCCGGATATGCCAGAAGATGCCGAAGTTTTTTCCGATAATGATCCCCTTTTGGTTGCTGAATCAGAGACAGGCGTGTGCCGTGTTCTCTGTTACTCTCCTCGCCATGATTTGACGTTGGCACGACTTGGCGCTGCTCAGGCTCGAAAGGTTGTGGATATCTGGTGTGATGAATTTCAAACATTGGGTGCCCGTGATGATATCGGGTATGTTCAGATATTTGAGAATCGTGGGTCTGTCATGGGCTGCTCCAACCCGCATCCTCATGGTCAGATATGGGCCACCCGGAATGTGCCTATGTACCCGGCGACAGAAGGACTACGGCAGTCTGCGTATTTTCAGGAGCACAATTCCTGCCTGTTGTGTTCATATCTTGAGACAGAATTGAAACGGGGCGAGCGGATCATTTTTGAGAATGATTCTTTTGTCGTTCTGGTGCCGTTTTGGGCGACTTGGCCCTTTGAGACAATGATTCTACCCAAGAAGCACATGACGTCTATCCTTGAAATGGATGCATCCATTCGGGATGATCTGGCCGATGCCATGGTCAGGTTGAATATTCGCTACGATAATCTTTTTCAGACATCATTTCCTTATTCCATGGGCATTCATCAGGCTCCATCAGACGGTAGCGATCATTCCCCTTGGCATTTCCATATCCATTATTATCCACCTCTCTTGCGGTCCAAATTGGTCAAGAAGTTCATGGTTGGATACGAGATGATGGCCATGCCCCAGCGAGACCTGACAGCCGAAGCCGCTGCCATCCGTATTCGGGAGCAGGCTGAAGTGCATTATTTGGAGACGCAGTAATGGATTCAATTCGTACCTATTTGCATGCGCTCGATGCTGGCGCGTTGAATGCGACATTAATTGAGTTGTATGGAGGATCAGCTTTGTCGGTCCAACGTCAACGGTATAACAACCTATTGTCTCGGTTAGAAAAATGGAGTGGATGCAGCAAGGCTGTTTTGGTGATTGCGCCGGGACGAACCGAACTTGGTGGCAATCATACGGATCATAATAACGGCGTGGTTTTGGCTGCAGGCGTGCATTCCGATTGTTTAGCCGTGGCGTGTCCTGTGGACGAGGCTGTCATCCGCGTGCGTTCAGAAGGATTTCCCGACAGTATTGAGGTGGACTGTACAGACCTTGCTCCTCGTGTTGAAGAAGAAGGGACATCTATTGCTTTGGTTCGTGGTGTTGTCGCTGGGTTCGTGAGCCGTGGTTGGGCTGTTGGCGGTTTTGATGCCTGTATTTCCGGTGATGTCCCAGTGGGAGCCGGGCTGAGTTCTTCGGCTGCTTTTGAAGTTTGTATAGGCCAGATTCTTAACCAGTTGTACTGTGAGGGCAAACGGACATCGCTGGAATTGGCCACGGTAGGTCGTGAGGCCGAGAATACATATTTTGGCAAACCGTGCGGCTTCATGGATCAATTGGCCTGTGCGACTCAGGGAATTTTGTCTATTGACTTCATGACTCCGGAAACCCCGGGAGTTATGGAAATAGATTTTGATTTTGAGGCTACCGGTTATCAGCTTGTAGTGGTGGATACCGGTGGGAGCCACGCTGATTTGACCCCTGAATACGCAGCTATTCCTGAGGAAATGGGGCGTGCGGCTCGTGTTATGGGGCAGGATGTGGCTCGTGGTCTGACTGTGCAACAGGTGCTGGACAACGTGGTTGCGATCCGTAAGGGAGCCGGTGACAGAGGCGTACTTCGTCTGATCCATTTTATTGAGGAAAGCGAAAGAGCGCAACAGCAGGTGGTTGCGTTACAGACAAACGATATGGATGGTTTTCTCCGGCTGGTGAATCAGTCTGGTGATTCGTCATGGCGATTGCTTCAAAATTGTATCAGTACGACCAACGCGTTGGAACAGGGCATACCTCTGGCTTTGACGTTGACCGAACGCTTTCTTGGTGACAAAGGCGCGTGGCGTATTCAGGGCGGCGGTTTCGCTGGAACCATACAGGCGTATGTGCCCAATGAACTGGTGCAGCAATACAGTAATTTTATGAATGGAGTGTTCAAGCCCGGAGCGGTTTTGCCGTTGAGAATTCGGAAGCCGGGTATGGATTGTATCCGGTTGAAGGAACTTCGTGGAGTGTCCTCGTCATGAGTTCTTTTACTATTAAGGATCTTGCCAAGAAGCTCGGAGTTTCTCCGTCAACGGTATCTCGTGCCTTGCGAGATCACCCGGATATTAGCTTGGCTACCAAGCGCAAGGTGACTGAGGCCGCTGAGAAATATCACTATCAGCCAAACCAGCTTGCCCAGTCCCTACAAAAAAAGCGGAGCAATACCATTGGCGTTATTGTTCCCGAGATTCGTCATGATTTTTTTTCTAGTGTCATCAGCGGTATAGAAGAGGTCGCCTACGAGCACGGCTATATCATTATGGTCTGTCAGAGTAACGAAACTTTAGCCCGTGAAATGATTAATACCCAAGCTTTGGTCGCCAATCAGGTCGCAGGATTGCTTATCGCCATTTCTTCGGAAACCACGAATTATGAACACCTTTCCGGTGTCATTCGTCAGAATGTACCGTTGGTTCAGTTCGATAGGGTTGTGGAAGGATTGGATACGAGCAAGGTCGTGGTGGATGACTATCGCGCGGCGTATGGTGCCGTGATTCATCTTATAGAATCCGGTTATCGCCGTATCGGACATCTTGCCGGACAGGACGGTATCGCCTTGAACCAACATCGGTTTGAGGGATATCGTGATGCTATGCATGACAATGATCTGGTCGTGGAAGATAAATTCCATTTGCATGGCGGGTACAGGGAAGAGGACGGCAGAGCCGGTGCTGAAAAGTATCTCGCCATGGACGAAATGCCCGAGGCTATTCTCGCCATCAATGATCCTGTGGCCGTTGGATTGTTTACACGATTCAAGGAAGCGGGGGTGCGAATTCCTGATGACGTGGCCCTTGTCGGTTTTTCTGATACACCGGCTGCGGCGCTCATCGAACCTGCATTGACCACTGTTTTTCAGCCCGCATTCGAGATAGGTCGTATGGCTGTGACGTTGTTGCTCAAACAGTTTGAAGCTGGTGAAGATTTTGTGCCTGAGACCGTGACCTTGGAAACCCAATTGTTGGTCCGTGGTTCGTCTTCGGCGAGGGGGCGGTCATGAGTATTCAACGCACACGATGGGGTACTTTGGACGATGGAACCCCGGTGGATTTGTTTACCCTGACCAATTCTGGTGGCATGGAGGCATCTATTGCCACATATGGCGGTATCCTCACTCGACTGACTGCGCCGGATCGGGATGGGAATTTGGCGGACGTGACACTCGGTTTTGATTCGCTGGAAGAATACGTTGCAGACCCTTGGTATTTCGGCAGTCTGATCGGACGGGTTGCCAACCGGGTAAGTCATGCCTGTTTCGCATTGAATGGGAAGTTCTTCGAACTTGAGGAAAATTGTGGTGAGCATCACCTGCATGGTGGCAGCGGTGGTTTTCACAAGCAGGTTTGGGATGGTGAGTCGGTGGAGACTGACGATGGTCCCGGTGTGCTTTTGCGATACGTCAGCCCGGATCAGGAGATGGGATACCCTGGCAGGCTGGAATGTTCGGCGATGTATGTTTTGACTGCGGATGGACTGCGTCTTGATTTTAAGGCCACAACAGATAATCCCACCGTAGTGAACTCGACTCTTCATAGTTATTTCAATCTGTCTGCCAACCCGGATGAGAATTGCCTGGGACATGAATTGTGTATCCCGGCCAGTCGTATTTTGGAGACGGATGCCTCATTGATTCCCACTGGACGGATCACGGATGTGGCCAGCACACCGTTTGATTTTATGCATCCGGCGACTATTGGCAGTCGGATCGCTAATAACAACGATGGTCGAGGGTACGATCATTATTTCGTGTTGGATAACTCCGCGACGACATTGCGACCGGCAGCCACTGTGTTTGAGCCGGTTTCAGGACGGGGGATGGAGGTTTGGAC
This genomic window contains:
- a CDS encoding UDP-glucose--hexose-1-phosphate uridylyltransferase; the encoded protein is MLVNSGFSTDALDILVAGKIMNFEDNPHRRLNQLTGEWVLVSPHRTKRPWQGQQEEPDLAILPEYEDNCYLCPGNVRAGGAVNPVYEETFVFTNDFAALLPDMPEDAEVFSDNDPLLVAESETGVCRVLCYSPRHDLTLARLGAAQARKVVDIWCDEFQTLGARDDIGYVQIFENRGSVMGCSNPHPHGQIWATRNVPMYPATEGLRQSAYFQEHNSCLLCSYLETELKRGERIIFENDSFVVLVPFWATWPFETMILPKKHMTSILEMDASIRDDLADAMVRLNIRYDNLFQTSFPYSMGIHQAPSDGSDHSPWHFHIHYYPPLLRSKLVKKFMVGYEMMAMPQRDLTAEAAAIRIREQAEVHYLETQ
- a CDS encoding LacI family DNA-binding transcriptional regulator, with amino-acid sequence MSSFTIKDLAKKLGVSPSTVSRALRDHPDISLATKRKVTEAAEKYHYQPNQLAQSLQKKRSNTIGVIVPEIRHDFFSSVISGIEEVAYEHGYIIMVCQSNETLAREMINTQALVANQVAGLLIAISSETTNYEHLSGVIRQNVPLVQFDRVVEGLDTSKVVVDDYRAAYGAVIHLIESGYRRIGHLAGQDGIALNQHRFEGYRDAMHDNDLVVEDKFHLHGGYREEDGRAGAEKYLAMDEMPEAILAINDPVAVGLFTRFKEAGVRIPDDVALVGFSDTPAAALIEPALTTVFQPAFEIGRMAVTLLLKQFEAGEDFVPETVTLETQLLVRGSSSARGRS
- a CDS encoding aldose epimerase family protein, producing MSIQRTRWGTLDDGTPVDLFTLTNSGGMEASIATYGGILTRLTAPDRDGNLADVTLGFDSLEEYVADPWYFGSLIGRVANRVSHACFALNGKFFELEENCGEHHLHGGSGGFHKQVWDGESVETDDGPGVLLRYVSPDQEMGYPGRLECSAMYVLTADGLRLDFKATTDNPTVVNSTLHSYFNLSANPDENCLGHELCIPASRILETDASLIPTGRITDVASTPFDFMHPATIGSRIANNNDGRGYDHYFVLDNSATTLRPAATVFEPVSGRGMEVWTTSPGVQFYSGDYIPDLLPGKGRLVYGSHSGFCLEAQGFVDAPNQPGFPEVSLETGQEFVQTILFKFFVK
- a CDS encoding galactokinase; its protein translation is MDSIRTYLHALDAGALNATLIELYGGSALSVQRQRYNNLLSRLEKWSGCSKAVLVIAPGRTELGGNHTDHNNGVVLAAGVHSDCLAVACPVDEAVIRVRSEGFPDSIEVDCTDLAPRVEEEGTSIALVRGVVAGFVSRGWAVGGFDACISGDVPVGAGLSSSAAFEVCIGQILNQLYCEGKRTSLELATVGREAENTYFGKPCGFMDQLACATQGILSIDFMTPETPGVMEIDFDFEATGYQLVVVDTGGSHADLTPEYAAIPEEMGRAARVMGQDVARGLTVQQVLDNVVAIRKGAGDRGVLRLIHFIEESERAQQQVVALQTNDMDGFLRLVNQSGDSSWRLLQNCISTTNALEQGIPLALTLTERFLGDKGAWRIQGGGFAGTIQAYVPNELVQQYSNFMNGVFKPGAVLPLRIRKPGMDCIRLKELRGVSSS